The following DNA comes from Halorhabdus tiamatea SARL4B.
AGTTCGTCGTCCCCGCTCTCGACGTTCGTCGCCATCTATGGCCCCTCGATGCCGAGTTGCTGGCCCTCGGCGGCCCCGATCTCGTCTAAGGCTTCGTCCTCGTCGCCCTCGAGGAACGACTCGTAGATCTCCATGGTCTCCTCGACCTCTTCGTCGGGGATCTTTCTGATGGCGAAGCCGGCGTGGTTGAGAATGTGATCACCCACCTCGACGTCCTCGTCGACGACGTCGATCCGGACAGTCTTCTCGACGTCCCAGAACTCGGCGCGCGCTTCGTTGCCGTCTATCTCGACGATCTCTCCCGGGATTCCTAGGCACATGTGATATCACCTGATTTCGGGTCGGCCTCGCGGGACGGTCCGCTCGGTACCGAGTGACCCGGCCCGCCGACGGGCGAGACGTCATCCAGTC
Coding sequences within:
- a CDS encoding HypC/HybG/HupF family hydrogenase formation chaperone — its product is MCLGIPGEIVEIDGNEARAEFWDVEKTVRIDVVDEDVEVGDHILNHAGFAIRKIPDEEVEETMEIYESFLEGDEDEALDEIGAAEGQQLGIEGP